Proteins encoded by one window of Mesorhizobium sp. INR15:
- the recG gene encoding ATP-dependent DNA helicase RecG, whose amino-acid sequence MRPSVLDPLFVPITSLAGVGPKVGALIEKVVAADLGDRAARAGDLLFVLPHTIIDRRNRPGIAGSPEGAIVTLDVRIDRHQPPPRGNRSVPYRVYAHDDTGEIALTFFHAHAAYLEKAMPVGEHVVISGRMEWFNGRPTMVHPDHIALASEADSLPLVEPVYPLTAGLSGKVLRRAIGQALERLPVLPEWQDGEFLRRRTFPAFADALARIHNPADPIDVSIDGAVWRRLAYDELLAGQVSLALVRAKVRRLSGRPLLGDGRIVEKLREALPYSLTGSQEFALAEINADLGDPERMLRLLQGDVGSGKTVVALLAMARAVEAGGQAALMAPTEILARQHLATIAPLAAKAGMRVAILTGREKGRERTETLTGLADGSIDIVVGTHALFQEAVIYHDLVFAVVDEQHRFGVHQRLAITAKGDAPDMLVMTATPIPRTLVLTAFGDMDVSKLMEKPVGRQPIRTVTLPLERLDELVGRMRDAVADGQKIYWICPLVEESEEIKLMSAEDRFASLQPLFGDRIGLVHGRMKGAEKDEAMRAFKQGETRILIATTVIEVGVDVPDATIMVIEHAERFGLAQLHQLRGRVGRGDKSSSCVLLYKDPLGETAKRRLSVMRDTEDGFLIAEEDLKLRGEGELLGTRQSGTPGFQVARIEAHADLLEAARDDARLILSRDPELQSERGEALRLLLYLFGRDEAVRLLRAG is encoded by the coding sequence ATGCGTCCCTCCGTGCTCGATCCATTGTTCGTTCCCATAACCTCGCTCGCCGGCGTCGGGCCGAAGGTTGGCGCGCTGATCGAGAAGGTCGTGGCCGCAGATCTCGGTGACCGCGCGGCGCGTGCCGGCGACCTCCTGTTCGTGCTGCCGCACACCATCATCGACCGCCGCAACCGGCCGGGCATTGCCGGGTCTCCCGAGGGTGCGATCGTCACGCTCGACGTGCGCATTGACCGCCACCAGCCGCCGCCGCGCGGCAACAGATCGGTGCCCTACAGGGTCTATGCACATGATGACACCGGTGAGATTGCCCTGACCTTTTTCCATGCACACGCCGCCTATCTCGAAAAAGCGATGCCGGTGGGCGAGCATGTCGTGATCTCGGGCCGCATGGAATGGTTCAACGGCCGCCCGACCATGGTCCACCCCGACCATATCGCACTGGCCAGCGAAGCGGACAGCCTGCCGCTGGTCGAGCCGGTCTACCCGCTGACCGCCGGGCTGTCGGGCAAGGTGCTGCGCCGCGCGATCGGCCAGGCGCTGGAGCGGCTGCCCGTGCTGCCGGAATGGCAGGACGGTGAATTCCTGCGCCGCCGCACATTTCCGGCCTTCGCCGATGCGCTGGCCCGCATCCACAACCCGGCCGATCCGATCGATGTCTCAATCGACGGCGCGGTCTGGCGGCGGCTCGCTTATGACGAATTGCTGGCCGGCCAGGTATCGCTGGCGCTGGTCCGGGCAAAGGTGCGCCGCCTGTCGGGCCGGCCTCTGCTTGGTGACGGCCGCATCGTTGAAAAATTGCGCGAGGCCCTGCCCTATTCTCTGACTGGCAGCCAGGAGTTCGCACTGGCCGAAATCAATGCCGATCTTGGCGATCCAGAGCGCATGCTGCGGCTTCTGCAGGGCGATGTCGGCTCCGGCAAGACAGTGGTCGCGCTGCTTGCCATGGCGCGCGCCGTCGAGGCCGGCGGCCAGGCGGCGCTGATGGCGCCAACCGAAATCCTGGCGCGTCAGCATCTGGCGACGATCGCGCCGCTTGCCGCCAAGGCGGGGATGCGCGTCGCCATCCTCACGGGCCGTGAAAAGGGCCGTGAGCGGACCGAGACCCTGACCGGCCTGGCGGATGGCAGCATCGATATCGTCGTCGGCACCCACGCCCTGTTTCAGGAAGCGGTGATCTATCACGACCTGGTTTTCGCCGTCGTCGACGAACAGCACCGTTTCGGCGTCCACCAGCGTCTCGCCATCACCGCCAAGGGCGATGCGCCCGACATGCTGGTGATGACGGCAACGCCGATCCCACGCACGCTGGTGCTGACTGCGTTCGGCGACATGGATGTGTCGAAACTAATGGAAAAGCCGGTCGGGCGACAGCCGATCCGCACTGTCACGCTGCCGCTGGAACGGCTCGACGAACTGGTCGGCCGCATGCGCGATGCCGTGGCCGACGGCCAGAAAATCTACTGGATCTGCCCGCTGGTCGAGGAGTCCGAGGAAATCAAACTGATGTCGGCCGAGGACCGCTTTGCCTCGCTGCAGCCACTGTTCGGCGACCGGATCGGCCTTGTTCACGGCCGCATGAAGGGCGCCGAGAAGGACGAGGCGATGCGCGCCTTCAAGCAGGGCGAAACGCGCATCCTGATCGCCACCACGGTCATCGAGGTCGGTGTCGACGTGCCGGATGCGACGATCATGGTGATCGAGCATGCCGAGCGCTTCGGTCTGGCGCAGTTGCACCAGTTGCGCGGCCGGGTCGGGCGCGGCGACAAGTCTTCGTCTTGCGTTTTGCTCTACAAGGACCCGCTCGGAGAGACGGCCAAGCGCCGGCTGTCAGTGATGCGCGACACCGAGGATGGGTTCCTGATCGCCGAGGAGGACCTGAAACTGCGCGGCGAAGGCGAATTGCTCGGCACCCGCCAGTCCGGCACGCCCGGCTTCCAGGTCGCACGCATCGAGGCGCATGCCGATCTGCTGGAGGCCGCCCGTGACGACGCGCGGCTCATTCTGTCGCGCGACCCGGAACTGCAATCCGAGCGCGGCGAAGCCTTGCGCCTGCTGCTCTACTTGTTCGGCCGCGACGAAGCGGTGCGGCTCTTGCGCGCCGGCTGA
- a CDS encoding DUF3995 domain-containing protein has protein sequence MTAAVSAICSAILLLAAGFHIYWGFGGRMAAGVALPQRQDGSPVIENAAFGAIAVGLIMTLLFLLVLARTGVVRLPVPQAWLTAGIALWAIVFTVRALSWSRYVGLFKQVRTTRFARYDTLLYSPLCLVLGLGFFYLALADSAP, from the coding sequence ATGACGGCAGCGGTCAGCGCCATCTGCTCGGCGATCCTTCTGCTCGCTGCTGGTTTTCACATCTATTGGGGTTTCGGTGGGCGCATGGCTGCCGGTGTAGCGCTGCCTCAACGGCAGGACGGAAGCCCGGTGATAGAGAACGCTGCCTTTGGCGCGATCGCGGTTGGGCTGATCATGACGCTGTTGTTCCTGCTCGTCCTTGCCAGGACAGGTGTGGTTCGGCTGCCCGTGCCACAGGCATGGCTGACGGCTGGTATTGCGCTCTGGGCGATTGTCTTCACCGTGCGGGCGCTGAGCTGGTCAAGATATGTGGGCCTGTTCAAACAGGTGAGGACGACGCGTTTCGCCAGGTACGATACCTTGCTTTACAGTCCGCTTTGCCTGGTTCTGGGCTTGGGCTTCTTCTATTTGGCGTTGGCCGACAGCGCTCCATGA
- the mfd gene encoding transcription-repair coupling factor, giving the protein MSLIPKIGLPKGRAGQLIVDGVADGYEAFALVQAALEIAADKPVLFVARDGQRLPAIIEALSFAAPGLPVLELPAWDCLPYDRVSPGSDAAARRLDALTAMIALAKKPHRAVILTTANALLQRIPPADLVEAQTFHARPGNQIDMNKLVSRLETSGFERVPTVRGVGEFAVRGGILDLLAPGWTEALRLDFFGDTLESIRVFDAATQRTIGQRKSMALQAMSEVALTPETISRFRRSYIEAFGAPSRDDGLYAAVSEGRRFAGMEHWLPFFYEKLETVFDYLPDTPVVFDHLAHEALAERHTLILDHYEARKKQADSALKDAVPYKPVAPDLLYLSPENLIASLGPREAIDFTPFDAPDAGLKKVYHAGSRHGRSFVEERADPNINVFDIVVKHIADERAARRRVVIAGWTEGSLDRLGQILAEHHLGNLKQVATLAEAEQLEPGQAALAVLPLESGFETEKLVVVAEQDILGDRLIRRSKRKKRASDFIAEASALSAGDIVVHADHGIGRFIGLRTIEAVGAPHDCLEIHYAGDDRLFLPVENIELLSRYGSDSAEATLDKLGGGAWQSRKARLKKRLLDMAGQLIRIAAERQMRSAPPLVPAEGLYGEFAARFPYEETDDQQTAIDSVRDDLAAGKPMDRLICGDVGFGKTEVALRAAFIAAMEGFQVAVVVPTTLLSRQHFKTFSQRFSGLPIRVGQASRLVAAKELAETKKGIAEGQVDIVIGTHALLGSAISFKNLGLLIIDEEQHFGVKHKERLKDLKTDVHVLTLSATPIPRTLQLALTGVRELSLIATPPVDRMAVRTFISPFDPLVIRETLLRERYRGGHSFYVVPRISDLAEINDFLKESVPELKVAVAHGQMPPGELDDIMNAFYDGQYDVLLSTTIVESGLDIPTANTLIIHRADMFGLSQLYQLRGRVGRSKVRAYALFTLPANRKLTDTAERRLKVLQSLDTLGAGFQLASHDLDIRGAGNLLGEEQSGHIKEVGFELYQQMLEEAVAEVKDSGEVQDGGWSPQIAVGTAVMIPESYVPDLQLRLALYRRLGDLENTEEIDAFGAELIDRFGPLPEEVKHLLKIVFIKALCRRANVEKLDAGPKGVVIHFRKREFSNPVGLVKFIGEQGSLAKIRPDHSVVFVRDWPTPDKRLAGSAVVMTQLARLVEKAA; this is encoded by the coding sequence ATGAGCCTTATTCCCAAAATCGGCTTGCCGAAGGGCCGTGCCGGCCAGTTGATCGTCGATGGCGTCGCCGACGGCTATGAGGCATTCGCGCTTGTCCAGGCAGCCCTCGAGATCGCCGCCGATAAGCCGGTGCTGTTCGTGGCGCGCGACGGCCAGCGCCTGCCTGCGATCATCGAGGCGCTGTCTTTTGCCGCGCCCGGCCTGCCGGTGCTCGAACTGCCGGCTTGGGATTGCTTGCCTTACGACCGGGTGTCACCCGGCTCGGATGCCGCCGCGCGGCGCCTGGATGCGCTGACGGCGATGATCGCGCTGGCGAAAAAGCCGCATCGCGCCGTGATCCTCACCACCGCGAATGCGCTGCTGCAACGCATTCCGCCGGCGGATCTGGTCGAGGCGCAGACTTTCCATGCCAGGCCCGGCAACCAGATCGACATGAACAAGCTGGTGTCGCGGCTGGAGACATCCGGGTTCGAGCGGGTGCCGACGGTGCGGGGCGTCGGCGAATTCGCGGTGCGCGGCGGCATTCTCGACCTTTTGGCGCCGGGCTGGACCGAGGCGCTGAGGCTCGACTTCTTCGGCGATACGCTGGAATCGATCCGCGTCTTCGATGCCGCAACGCAGCGCACCATCGGCCAGCGCAAATCGATGGCGCTGCAAGCGATGAGCGAAGTGGCGCTGACACCGGAAACGATCAGCCGCTTCCGCCGCTCCTATATCGAGGCGTTTGGTGCGCCGTCGCGCGATGATGGCCTCTACGCAGCCGTGAGCGAAGGGCGCCGCTTTGCCGGCATGGAGCATTGGCTGCCGTTCTTCTACGAAAAGCTGGAGACGGTGTTCGATTACCTCCCGGATACGCCTGTCGTCTTTGACCATCTGGCGCATGAGGCGCTGGCCGAACGACATACGCTGATCCTCGATCACTACGAGGCGCGCAAGAAACAGGCTGACAGCGCGTTGAAGGACGCGGTGCCCTACAAGCCGGTGGCGCCTGACCTGCTTTATCTCTCGCCTGAAAACCTGATCGCATCGCTCGGGCCGCGTGAAGCGATCGACTTCACGCCTTTCGATGCGCCCGACGCCGGCCTGAAAAAAGTCTACCATGCCGGTTCGCGCCATGGCCGCAGCTTCGTGGAAGAACGTGCCGATCCCAACATCAATGTCTTCGACATCGTCGTCAAACACATCGCCGACGAGCGCGCCGCGCGCCGCCGTGTCGTCATTGCCGGCTGGACCGAGGGTTCGCTCGACCGGCTTGGCCAGATCCTGGCCGAGCATCATCTCGGCAATCTCAAGCAGGTCGCGACACTCGCGGAGGCCGAACAGCTTGAGCCGGGGCAGGCGGCACTGGCCGTGCTGCCACTCGAGTCTGGCTTCGAGACCGAAAAACTGGTGGTTGTCGCCGAGCAGGATATTCTCGGCGACCGGCTGATCCGGCGCTCGAAACGCAAGAAGCGCGCCTCGGACTTCATCGCCGAAGCCTCGGCGCTGTCGGCCGGCGACATTGTCGTCCACGCCGACCATGGCATTGGCCGCTTCATTGGCCTGCGCACCATCGAGGCGGTTGGCGCACCGCATGATTGTCTCGAAATCCACTATGCCGGCGATGACCGGCTGTTCCTGCCGGTCGAGAACATCGAGCTTCTGTCGCGCTACGGCTCGGACTCTGCCGAAGCGACGCTGGACAAGCTCGGTGGCGGCGCCTGGCAGTCGCGCAAGGCACGGCTGAAGAAGCGTCTGCTCGACATGGCCGGGCAGTTGATCCGCATCGCCGCCGAACGGCAGATGCGCTCTGCCCCCCCACTGGTGCCGGCGGAAGGGCTCTATGGCGAATTCGCGGCGCGGTTCCCCTACGAGGAAACCGACGACCAGCAGACGGCGATCGACTCAGTGCGGGATGATCTCGCCGCCGGCAAGCCGATGGACCGGCTGATTTGCGGCGACGTCGGCTTCGGCAAAACGGAAGTGGCGCTGCGCGCCGCCTTTATCGCGGCCATGGAAGGTTTCCAGGTCGCGGTGGTGGTGCCGACAACGCTTTTGTCGCGCCAGCATTTCAAGACCTTCTCGCAACGCTTTTCCGGTCTGCCGATCCGTGTCGGCCAGGCGTCGCGGCTGGTTGCTGCCAAGGAACTGGCCGAGACCAAGAAAGGCATCGCCGAGGGGCAGGTCGACATCGTCATCGGCACCCACGCACTGTTGGGTTCCGCGATTTCATTCAAGAACCTTGGCCTGCTGATCATCGACGAGGAGCAGCACTTTGGCGTCAAGCACAAGGAGCGCCTGAAGGACCTGAAGACCGACGTGCATGTGTTGACACTGTCGGCGACGCCGATCCCGCGCACCTTGCAGTTGGCGCTGACCGGCGTGCGTGAGCTGTCGCTGATCGCGACACCGCCGGTCGACCGCATGGCGGTGCGCACCTTCATCTCGCCGTTCGATCCGCTGGTCATTCGCGAGACGCTGCTGCGCGAGCGTTATCGCGGCGGCCATTCCTTCTATGTCGTGCCGCGCATCAGTGATCTCGCTGAAATCAATGATTTCCTGAAGGAATCCGTGCCGGAACTGAAGGTGGCGGTGGCGCACGGCCAGATGCCGCCGGGCGAGCTCGACGACATCATGAACGCCTTCTATGACGGCCAGTACGACGTGCTTTTGTCGACCACCATCGTTGAATCCGGCCTGGACATTCCAACCGCCAACACGCTGATCATCCATCGCGCCGACATGTTTGGCCTGTCGCAGCTCTACCAGCTGCGTGGCCGTGTCGGCCGTTCGAAAGTGCGGGCCTATGCGCTGTTCACGCTGCCAGCCAACCGCAAGCTGACCGATACCGCCGAACGCCGGCTGAAAGTGCTGCAATCGCTCGACACGCTGGGCGCCGGCTTCCAGCTCGCCAGCCACGATCTCGATATCCGGGGCGCCGGCAATCTGCTCGGCGAAGAGCAGTCCGGCCACATCAAGGAGGTCGGATTCGAGCTCTACCAGCAGATGCTGGAAGAGGCGGTCGCCGAGGTGAAGGATTCCGGCGAGGTGCAGGATGGCGGCTGGTCGCCGCAGATCGCCGTCGGCACAGCGGTGATGATCCCCGAAAGCTATGTTCCAGACCTGCAGCTGAGGCTGGCGCTCTACCGCCGCCTTGGCGATCTCGAAAACACCGAGGAGATCGATGCCTTCGGCGCCGAGCTGATCGACCGCTTCGGACCTCTGCCGGAGGAGGTGAAGCATCTGCTGAAGATCGTCTTTATCAAGGCGCTCTGCCGCAGGGCCAATGTCGAGAAGCTCGACGCCGGCCCGAAGGGCGTCGTCATCCATTTCCGCAAGCGTGAGTTCTCCAACCCGGTCGGGCTGGTCAAGTTCATCGGCGAACAGGGATCGCTGGCCAAGATCCGGCCGGACCACAGCGTCGTCTTCGTGCGCGACTGGCCAACACCTGACAAGCGGCTGGCCGGCTCCGCGGTGGTCATGACGCAACTGGCGCGGCTGGTGGAAAAGGCGGCGTAG
- a CDS encoding DUF502 domain-containing protein — translation MSDAPKTSGMTRLRNYFLTGFIVCAPLAITAYIAWSFIGWVDSWVKPYIPARYSPDTYLPFPVPGFGLIVALILITLIGFLAANIVGRAIVNFGERLLGRMPLVRGIYGSLKQIFETVLSNKGDMFSQVGLVEYPRKGVWSLVFVAGEKETEINQKLDQEGDPLMAVFMPCTPNPTTGFLMYVLKSDIVLLDMTIEDGAKLIVSAGLVVPEIRTDLVTVNGEAIHAALANPPLANPPLDGRQPARKSRTASSRPNK, via the coding sequence ATGTCCGATGCTCCAAAGACTTCCGGCATGACCCGGCTGAGGAATTATTTCCTCACAGGCTTCATCGTCTGCGCGCCGCTGGCAATCACTGCCTATATCGCCTGGTCGTTCATCGGCTGGGTCGATTCGTGGGTAAAGCCCTATATCCCCGCGCGCTATAGCCCCGACACCTATCTGCCGTTCCCGGTTCCGGGGTTCGGGCTGATCGTCGCCTTGATCCTGATCACCCTCATCGGTTTCCTGGCCGCCAACATCGTCGGCCGGGCCATCGTCAATTTTGGCGAACGCCTGCTTGGCCGCATGCCGCTGGTGCGCGGCATCTATGGGTCGCTGAAACAGATTTTCGAGACCGTGCTGTCGAACAAGGGCGACATGTTCAGCCAGGTCGGGTTGGTCGAGTATCCGCGAAAAGGCGTCTGGTCGCTGGTCTTTGTCGCCGGCGAGAAGGAAACGGAGATCAACCAGAAACTTGACCAGGAAGGCGATCCGCTGATGGCCGTGTTCATGCCGTGCACGCCTAATCCGACAACCGGCTTCCTGATGTACGTGCTGAAATCCGACATCGTGCTGCTCGACATGACGATCGAGGACGGCGCCAAGCTGATCGTCTCAGCCGGGCTGGTCGTGCCTGAAATCCGGACGGATCTGGTGACGGTCAACGGCGAGGCAATCCATGCAGCGCTCGCCAATCCGCCGCTTGCCAATCCGCCACTCGATGGACGTCAGCCGGCGCGCAAGAGCCGCACCGCTTCGTCGCGGCCGAACAAGTAG
- a CDS encoding succinate dehydrogenase assembly factor 2 — protein sequence MTGTTRSSAGLASEGLDARRRKLLFRSWHRGMREMDLILGSFADSEIGVLTSDEIDQYEKLLDIPDTEFLPLVTGERQVPADIDCPVLRKILAFRHSMTF from the coding sequence ATGACCGGAACGACGAGATCAAGTGCCGGGTTGGCAAGCGAGGGCCTCGATGCGCGCCGCCGCAAACTGTTGTTCCGGTCCTGGCACCGCGGCATGCGCGAAATGGACCTGATCCTGGGCAGCTTCGCCGATAGCGAGATCGGCGTCTTGACCAGCGACGAGATCGACCAATATGAGAAGCTCCTCGACATTCCCGATACCGAGTTCCTGCCGCTGGTCACCGGCGAACGCCAGGTTCCGGCCGATATCGATTGTCCCGTCCTGCGAAAAATCCTGGCTTTCCGCCACTCCATGACATTTTGA
- a CDS encoding class II 3-deoxy-7-phosphoheptulonate synthase gives MTKWSPNSWRAKPIKQVPAYPDLAALKNTEAQLATFPPLVFAGEARKLKKQLAAVAAGDAFLLQGGDCAESFAEHGADNIRDFFRVFLQMSVVLTFAGAQPVVKVGRVAGQFAKPRSSDNETKGEVTLPSYRGDIINGIEFDAKSRIPDPARQEMAYRQSAATLNLLRAFAQGGYASLENVHRWMLGFVSDSPQGEKYGALANRITETMDFMKAVGITSETNYALRETDFYTSHEALLLGYEEALTRVDSTSGDWYATSGHMIWIGDRTRQPDHAHVEYCRGIKNPLGLKCGPSLTPDGLLQLIDLLNPENEPGRLTLIARFGSDKVADHLPKLVRAVQKEGRSVVWSSDPMHGNTIEAAGYKTRPFDRILKEVQTFFEVHRAEGTHPGGIHVEMTGKNVTECTGGARAITAEELQDRYHTHCDPRLNADQAIELAFLVSDLLKKSQPVQHKQVANG, from the coding sequence ATGACGAAATGGTCGCCGAATTCCTGGAGAGCCAAGCCGATCAAGCAGGTTCCTGCCTATCCGGATCTTGCCGCGCTGAAGAACACGGAAGCCCAACTCGCCACCTTTCCGCCGCTGGTTTTCGCAGGTGAGGCACGCAAGCTGAAGAAGCAGCTTGCGGCTGTCGCTGCCGGTGACGCATTCCTCCTCCAGGGCGGCGATTGCGCCGAGAGCTTCGCCGAGCATGGCGCGGACAACATCCGCGACTTCTTCCGCGTGTTCCTGCAGATGTCGGTCGTGCTGACCTTCGCCGGCGCGCAGCCGGTGGTGAAGGTTGGCCGTGTCGCCGGCCAGTTCGCCAAGCCGCGCTCGTCCGACAACGAGACCAAGGGTGAGGTGACGCTGCCGAGCTATCGCGGCGACATCATCAACGGCATCGAGTTCGACGCCAAGTCGCGCATTCCCGATCCGGCCCGCCAGGAAATGGCGTACCGCCAGTCGGCGGCGACGCTCAATCTTTTGCGCGCCTTCGCGCAGGGCGGCTATGCCAGCCTGGAGAATGTGCATCGCTGGATGCTCGGCTTTGTCTCCGATAGCCCGCAGGGCGAAAAATACGGTGCGCTCGCCAACCGCATCACCGAGACGATGGACTTCATGAAGGCCGTCGGCATCACCTCGGAAACCAACTACGCGCTGCGTGAGACCGATTTCTACACCAGCCACGAAGCCCTGCTGCTCGGCTACGAGGAGGCGCTGACCCGTGTCGATTCGACCTCGGGTGACTGGTACGCCACATCAGGCCATATGATCTGGATCGGTGACCGCACCCGCCAGCCCGATCATGCGCATGTCGAATATTGCCGTGGCATCAAGAACCCGCTCGGCCTGAAATGCGGCCCGTCGCTGACGCCGGATGGCCTGTTGCAACTCATCGACCTGCTCAACCCGGAAAACGAGCCGGGCCGGTTGACGCTGATCGCGCGCTTCGGCTCCGACAAAGTCGCCGACCATCTGCCGAAGCTGGTGCGCGCGGTGCAGAAGGAAGGCCGCAGCGTTGTGTGGTCGTCGGACCCTATGCATGGCAACACCATTGAGGCCGCCGGCTACAAGACACGGCCCTTCGACCGCATCCTGAAGGAAGTGCAGACCTTCTTCGAGGTGCATCGCGCCGAAGGCACGCATCCGGGCGGCATCCACGTCGAGATGACCGGCAAGAACGTCACCGAATGCACCGGTGGCGCGCGCGCCATCACGGCAGAGGAATTGCAGGATCGCTATCACACCCATTGCGACCCGCGCCTCAACGCCGATCAGGCGATCGAACTGGCCTTC
- a CDS encoding Mpo1-like protein — MSPQTFDEYWLGYLAGHSRPSTRLVHYLGLFFAPIAGVAASFLVVWWAFLVIIPFFYLAALLTHPFLEHNSNKPFADRPLWSAIALLRMLALDLTGGLGRQLRRLNEASPQA; from the coding sequence ATGAGCCCTCAAACCTTTGATGAATACTGGCTCGGTTATCTCGCCGGCCACTCGAGGCCTTCGACGCGGCTGGTACACTATCTCGGTCTGTTTTTCGCGCCGATCGCCGGCGTCGCCGCATCTTTCCTTGTCGTCTGGTGGGCTTTTCTGGTCATCATTCCGTTCTTCTATCTTGCCGCCCTGCTTACCCATCCTTTCCTTGAGCACAACAGCAACAAGCCGTTCGCCGACCGGCCCTTGTGGAGCGCCATCGCGCTGCTTCGCATGCTGGCGCTCGACCTCACAGGTGGCCTTGGCCGGCAGCTGCGGCGCTTGAACGAAGCCTCACCGCAGGCATGA
- the glmS gene encoding glutamine--fructose-6-phosphate transaminase (isomerizing), translating into MCGIVGIVGNSQVAPLIVDALKRLEYRGYDSAGVATIEHGELARRRAEGKLINLERRLKDEPLEGTIGIGHTRWATHGVPNEANAHPHFSNGVAIVHNGIIENFAELRDELKRDGYEFSSQTDTEVVAHLVARELARGLKPVEAAHQALKRLEGAFALAIMFKGDEDLIVGARNGPPLAVGHGDGEMFLGSDAIALAPFTNSITYLEDGDWAVVRRQGVTIFDIDGKKVARKRQQSLSTSFMVDKGNRRHFMEKEIHEQPEVISHTLAHYVDFVSGVSKPLDLPFDFAKIDRLALSACGTAYLAGLISKYWFERYARLPVDIDVASEFRYREMPLSKNDAAFFISQSGETADTLASLRYCRKAGMKIGAVVNVRESTMARESDVVLPTLAGPEIGVASTKAFTCQLSVLASLAVRAGVARGTISRDEEKALVRALSEAPRYANQVLKLEGQIEKIARELSYYKNVLYLGRDTNFPLAMEGALKLKEISYIHAEGYAAGELKHGPIALIDENMPVIVIAPHDRIFEKTVSNMQEVAARGGKIILITDAKGAAQATVKTMETIILPDVPEIISPIIYALPIQMLAYFAAVFMGTDVDQPRNLAKSVTVE; encoded by the coding sequence ATGTGCGGTATCGTCGGAATTGTAGGCAACTCGCAGGTGGCGCCGCTCATCGTCGATGCGCTGAAACGCCTCGAATATCGCGGCTATGATTCTGCCGGTGTCGCCACGATCGAACATGGTGAGCTCGCCCGCCGCCGTGCCGAAGGCAAGCTGATCAACCTCGAACGCCGGCTGAAGGACGAGCCGCTCGAAGGCACGATCGGCATTGGCCACACACGCTGGGCCACGCATGGCGTGCCCAACGAGGCCAACGCGCACCCGCATTTTTCCAATGGCGTTGCCATCGTCCATAACGGCATCATCGAAAACTTCGCCGAGTTGCGCGATGAGTTGAAGCGGGACGGTTATGAATTCTCATCGCAGACCGACACCGAGGTCGTTGCCCATCTGGTGGCGCGCGAACTGGCCAGGGGTCTGAAGCCGGTCGAGGCCGCGCATCAGGCGCTGAAGCGGCTGGAAGGCGCTTTCGCGCTGGCCATCATGTTCAAGGGCGATGAAGACCTGATCGTCGGTGCCCGCAATGGCCCGCCGCTGGCTGTCGGCCATGGCGATGGCGAGATGTTCCTGGGTTCGGACGCGATCGCGCTGGCACCCTTCACCAATTCGATCACTTATCTTGAGGACGGCGACTGGGCGGTGGTGCGCCGCCAAGGTGTCACCATTTTCGACATCGACGGCAAGAAGGTCGCCCGCAAGCGTCAGCAGTCGCTCTCGACCAGCTTCATGGTCGACAAGGGCAACCGCCGCCATTTCATGGAAAAGGAAATCCATGAACAGCCGGAGGTCATCTCGCACACGCTGGCGCATTACGTCGATTTCGTTTCCGGCGTCTCGAAGCCGCTCGACCTGCCTTTCGATTTCGCCAAGATCGATCGCTTGGCGCTCTCCGCCTGCGGTACTGCGTATCTTGCAGGCTTGATCAGCAAATACTGGTTCGAGCGCTACGCCCGGCTGCCAGTCGACATCGATGTCGCCTCCGAGTTCCGCTACCGGGAAATGCCGCTGTCGAAGAACGATGCTGCTTTCTTCATCTCACAGTCTGGAGAGACCGCCGACACGCTGGCGTCGCTGCGCTATTGCCGCAAGGCTGGCATGAAGATCGGCGCTGTCGTCAATGTGCGCGAATCGACCATGGCGCGCGAATCCGACGTCGTGCTGCCGACGCTCGCCGGACCGGAGATTGGCGTTGCCTCGACAAAGGCTTTCACATGCCAGTTGTCGGTACTGGCCTCGCTCGCGGTGCGCGCCGGTGTGGCGCGCGGCACGATCTCGCGGGACGAGGAAAAGGCGCTGGTGCGCGCGCTGTCGGAAGCACCGCGCTATGCCAACCAGGTGCTGAAGCTGGAGGGCCAGATCGAAAAGATCGCGCGCGAGCTGTCGTACTACAAGAACGTGCTCTATCTCGGCCGCGACACCAACTTCCCGCTGGCCATGGAAGGCGCGCTGAAACTCAAGGAAATTTCCTACATCCACGCCGAGGGCTATGCCGCCGGAGAGCTGAAGCACGGCCCGATCGCGCTGATCGATGAGAACATGCCGGTGATCGTCATTGCCCCGCATGACCGCATCTTCGAGAAAACCGTCTCCAACATGCAGGAAGTGGCGGCGCGCGGCGGCAAGATCATCCTGATCACCGATGCCAAGGGCGCGGCGCAGGCGACGGTCAAGACGATGGAGACGATCATCCTGCCCGACGTCCCGGAAATCATCTCGCCGATCATCTACGCGCTGCCGATCCAGATGCTGGCCTATTTCGCCGCCGTGTTCATGGGCACCGATGTCGACCAGCCGCGCAACCTGGCGAAGTCGGTAACGGTGGAATAG